Genomic DNA from Antennarius striatus isolate MH-2024 chromosome 16, ASM4005453v1, whole genome shotgun sequence:
GAACACCCTCAGACGATGGGAGGCGAAGCTTTCTTCTGCTACGACGACTCGCCCTACAAGAGCTACGAGGACTTCAACATGATGTTCCTCTCTACGTTCAACTTTCGAAGGATGCGCATTCCCTTACCGCTCCTCTGGTTCCTGGCAGTGATCAATGACCTGCTCCGCTGGATGCTGAGCCCGGTGTGCAACTTCACGCCGCTGCTCAACCGTTACACCTTGGCTGTTGCCAGCACCTCCTTCACCGTTCGCACAGACAAAGCCCTGCGTCACTTTCAGTACCGGCCCCTGTATGATTGGGATCAGTGTAAAGCCCGAACTCAGAAATGGATTGATGCATTCCCACTCGACAGCTCCAAAGACTCGTGATGTGCTCTCATCGCGCGAAACGTGTCATAACCTGCTGGGATTCCGAATATAGGGATGTGAAGGAGCACTTTGTCTTAAGGTGACATAACAAAGCATTCTAAATAAAAGAgcattaaacatttaatttgataaataacCGTTTAAAGTATGACGAATGTAAACACAGTTTACAGGCATTTATTAGTACTCCATATGGAGTTTTAATGTATatccatgtttattttttgtttaattacataattttttgtaatttttaataAAGATTATTCAAAAGTTCTATAATTGCTTGTTGTGATCTTTGCATCTTTTTAGGATATACTGGAGACATCACAATGAAAATATGTGAAACCGAGACTCAAGTTGAAGTCACTGGTTTGGTCTTTTTGTTTGGTTACTGGGAGTCATCTCTGATCTCCATGGAGACAAAAACTTTTGGTTGCCCTTGAGGGCAAAAGGATGTCCCTCTTTGCAAACTTGTGAAAACATCTCCTCATTCTCTGACAACCAGCTGGATTAGATTTACTGTTATGACTAAGCCTTAGTGCAAGGGTGTTCCCTTAAAGCGTAACTGGGTGTCCCTCCAGTTCTGTGGGTTTTCCATGGCAATACTGAAAACATTTGTGTCTGTGGTATGAAACGAAAAGCAGAGACGTGATTCACAATCCCCGATTATCCACTCCACAAATAAGCTAAAATAAGTTAAAGATGACTTTTAGTTTTACCCCTCATAACTCTGAAGTGTAAAATGAGTAAATGCTGCAAATAgcaaactgatttaaaaaacaaaacaaaaacgaaaaGGCCATCAATGCTACAAAAAATTCCTGGATTTCCCTCAATCTAAACACGTTTTTCCGGAGATATTGTGTTCATGTGCAAAACTGATGCACAAATACATTACTTACAACACAATTTAATGCAAGGGTGTGGTGCGCTTTCACACATGGATGTATCCCGCAGACCGGTGAGTAAAACACTTGTATTAAAGATAAttctgccatctagtggtgaaaCTGAAGCAGTGACGCTGAATCAAAATATCGATTTTATTAATCGataatatttatattcttaGTACTGCTTTCAgtaaaaacatcatttttttcttgttgtaaatattatacttttttattgcatttttatgttAATATAATGCATTTCTGGTGTACAACAGTTTATTTCCGATGTTGAAGGGAGGCTCCAGTACGTGCGCGGGCATCTGCCCGACGACATTGACGCGAACGCGCACGCAGCTGTCAATAGGAAATGCAGGCTGCGGCTGGAGGATACTCTCCTGCCCCGGTGGTGGGGTAAATTAAACAAAGAGGGTCCTTTTGGTTCGAGAACGCAAACTTTTACCCCAAAGGTTACTTTAACTCGGTGAGAACTGTCGCATGAAGCCCTCATGTCGAACCAGTGTAACCGAAACATTGAGCTAGCAAGCTATGCTAACAGAGCAGCATCGGAGCTAAAGCTAAGACTTAAATTAGGCTAAAATAAGCTAACGCGTCTAGTTAGTTGCTAACGTAGGTAGTTGCTAACGTAGCTAGCTCTCTCGCTTCATCGCGGGACCTTCTGCTCTTCCAGGTTCTCACACAGTTCGGAGGTTCCCGTCCAAGTTTTGCGTTTtcgtggttttttttaatttcacggAGGACTTTGTGGAACCGGAGCAGTGGCGGGGAGCCGTGACGAGAAGATCCCCCTGGCTGTCCAGGCGGACGGATCACAGTGACACGCCGGTTGTGGGTGAGTTGAGCAGGGTAGCTGAAGTTGGAGTTGACCGGTGCTTCGGGGTGGACCAGGCCGTGGACGCGGCTCCACCGGGGCCTGCCTGACTGGGAGGGTGTTGACTCTCCGATGGTTGTAAACCAGAGCTCCCGTGGAGCACGAATCGGGAAGTTGAGTCCCTTCGAAGGGGGGGGCTCGACAACAATGTGGCGGATGTTATTAGCTGCTAGCATGTAGCGGATAGCAGTTTGACACACTACACATATTAAACTGCCTCGTCAGCAAAGAACCGAACCTTTGTTGATAATAATAACGTGGCTTTACTCGCTTTTTCCATCTGTCTGATTAAGTGAAAATGTGTAGAAGCGAAATATAATgcttaaaaagtttttttgtattttatgttttgttataCCTGCGTGTTTTGAACTATAAAATGCTGGAGGGAAGAGAACCAATGAAGACCGGTTATGTAAACCCATTTAAATGTTGATAGAAGAGGCTGTTCTTGTCTGAACACAGAGTTACTTCTCATTTTCGATGGCGAGGTCAGATAGATGATTTATTTAAACCTAGTAGGGAAATTATTCTGTTATGGGTTGTTGTTGCTTCTGTTTTCATTAAGGAACTCGTTTTATCGATTCTTTTTAAAGAGAcatctcattttttttcctgtctttttaaaGGAGATATCAGAGTGGAACCATGGCTGAAATCTCCACTCTATCCCCATCACCCCCAGCGTTGGGCGACCCTCACACAGCTCCAACCATACCTCAGGACTCAACTGTACTTCCTGCTCCGGAGCCTGTGAGGGATGTATCCATACCCAAGTCTTCCCTCCACAATGACAAAGCTGTGACTGGAAACTCTCCTGCAGCAGAGCCGGGAGGTTCTCTCTTGACCCAGCACCCACCGTTGATTCCTTCAAAAGTCACTACTGAGACCTCCGTCACATCATCTGGACAGGAACCTGGTCCACAGAGAGGAGAATCAGCACGGAAGGAGGCAGAGACTGGAGGTCCTGTTGTTAAACAGGAGACAACAACCAGTGATGCAGCCGCTGCAGGGCTCTTGAATACTGAAACAAGTGAACCACCACCTCAAAATGAAGTGCAGCTGCCCTCCCCCTTACCAGAGATCAATTCTGGTCCTAATTTGTACCCCAACGTACAAGTAACCCACAATCCCAATCCTGTCATGTATCTTAGTCAGTTTACAGAGGGCCAAGCCCAAGATGCTATCGCTTCCAATCCCACATCTGCTGCTCCCGAATCCTCAGATAcggcagcatcagcagcagctgaagaggAGAAATCTCAGCCACCTCAACAAGCACAAAACACTCCATGTCAGCCGCCTCCTCTCTCCCCAAAGCCCGAGACGCCCAGTGAGGCGAGGAAAGTCGAGCTACCCACCACTCCGACCAGGGCAGAACACCCCAGTCCGACTGTCCCACTTATACAGGAGCCGCCCTCGGTTTTCCCGCTGCCCAACCCCCGGCAGGCTCCCGACACCCTCAGCTACCTCGAGTCAGCCAGCCTGATGTCGGGGACGCTGGAGTCGTTATCTGGGCTGGGGGAGGACGGCAGCTCTGTGGGCTCAGACTCTGAGATTAATGGCCTGGCTTTCAGACGCACTGATAAATATGGCTTCCTGGGTGGGAGTCAGTTCAATGATGGCGGGTGAGTAAGGAGGACATAAGTTTGATGCATCACATTCATGATCGCTTTGCAAAATATTGCTCCCCTGTGTGAATTAACTGCATCCAGCAGACAGGCCTGAGTTGTTCTGACACGCGTTCGGTGTGGCTGTTTGATTTATGTCATGCAGACTGTTGGGTGTCGGCATCATGAGACATAACTATTGGATTATTATTAATACTTAGAATTAAATCctgcctctctgtctgtcagtcagcCACTTTGCCCGTCCCAAACATCTCATTCATTCTGTCATCcctctcatcttcctctcttttcctgaCCGCCGCTCCTCTGCTGCTCTaaacatgtctgtctgtcctttATCTCCCTTTGGTCTGACTCAGATAATGCTGAGAGCAGTTGAGTGACTCAATATGTACTGacattgtgtgtctctgtggaaTCGCCCCTCACACCCATCTGCTCCCTTCCTCTCTTTATTTTCGGACTTGCTTCCACTTTTCTGACCAGCTAATTGCTCTCCCACTGttaaataattaacattttattgattttgcaTCAATCCATACTGATTAAATACTGAGGATGTCTTGTATTTGACAACTGCAGTGTAATGGCCTCGTGGATGTAAATGAGAGTGAGGTCGTTTATATTTTCTGGTGGACTAGAGATATCGTTTCCAAGCATAGCGTTGTGACTAATAACAAGAAGTAGAAtacttcctttgtttttttaacaataatgattgtgtgtgtctgttacaGTGAAAAGGAAGTCCGAATTGAAGTCGCCCGACAGAGAGAGATAAAATGGCTCGACATGTTCCACAACTGGGATAAGTGGATCAAACACCGCTTCCAGAAGGTAGGCGGTGGGGTGCCTTTCAGGTGGGTGTGCTTCACGTTCCGTCTCACCCAACAACCCGTCTGTCTTCGCCTCGTAGGTGAAGTTGCGCTGCAGGAAAGGGATTCCATCGTCTCTCAGAGCCAAAGCTTGGCAGATGCTGTCCAACAGCCAAGAGCTTCTGGAAGCCAACCCCGGAAAATTTGAGGTACCAGTGTGACCGTAATGTGTTTACTCCCCCCGCCCTCTTTAAATCCAACAGAGGCTGAAgcatcaaagaaaaacaaatttaaaatgtgcgTCAGAAATGgcttcattcacacctcattaaATAAAGCAATCGTCCTAAACGTGGTTTGaaactttatttgaaaaacCTCAATGAGCGGCTGACTTTCTTCTTATTTGAACTCCTCTCTTGTTGAAGTTGTAGTTATGTTAATAATCTTTAAAGACTGTAGAAGTTTTCTGACTGAGCTAATGAACGCAGACGCTTCATTGAAAACTCGTGGTTTGGTAGGGCAAAAACAGCTCCGGGGTTTACTAAAGGGGTGCAAGCGTAAACCTAGAGAACTGAAAGCCTCTTATCAGGGCCGGTAATCCTGCTTTTCAGGGCTCTGCCCCCGTGTCCACACCAGCAGGGAGGGCGGGGGTCCCAGCAGGCTacttaaattgtttatttttctcttcataCTGGGCTTTGTCTGAGCTGCTTTGATGGCTAATTTAGAAACAGTCGCTTTGAGTTTGGAAGATCTTTGTCTCAAACTTGTATCTGATATATTTTTTGCAGGAGCTCGAGAGAGAGCAGGGAGAAGCTAAATGGTTGGACATAATAGAGAAAGACCTCCACAGACAGTTCCCCTTCCATGAGATGTTTGCTGCTCGCGGTGGTCATGGgtaaaagaacaaacacacaccttcattgtgttttctaccagtgaaaaaacatgtttgacctGAAGGAATTGTGTTAAATAGAATAGATTACaggaagaaaatgaaaccaCTTAATATTTTAGGAACATATACTGTTTATAGGATTGGAAATACAGCTTTTATCTGCAGCTAAACTACATTTTTCACCTGATTCCTGTTTGATAAACtgattaaatgtatttgtgaaTTTTGTCCCCTGGATCATTTTGTTGCTGGTTCCCTGCAGGCAACAGGATTTATACCGGATCCTGAAGGCGTACACCATCTACCGGCCTGACGAGGGCTACTGCCAGGCCCAGGCTCCAGTGGCTGCAGTGCTGCTCATGCATATGCCagctgaggtggggggggggcggcgcgGGTCCTCGTGTCCTTGAGGAATGAAAAGTGTCCAAAAAGTCTCTAATTACACAAACGCATCTaagttgttttgtgtttcacagcAAGCTTTTTGGTGCCTGGTCCAGATATGTGAGAAATACCTCCCCGGCTACTACAGCGCTGGACTGGTGAGTGAACGACGTTCGTCTTAGTCGGACCTGCGCGGCGGGTTTTGTCAGAGTCCTCATTCGTGTGTTTTAGGAAGCCATCCAGCTGGACGGAGAGATCTTCTTCTACCTCTTGCGGCGCACGTGTCCCATGGCGTACCGTCATCTCAAGAAGTTCAAAATTGACCCGATTCTCTACATGACTGAGTGGTTCATGTGCATCTTCTCACGCACCTTACCGTGGTCGTGTGTGCTGCGTGTGTGGGACATGTTCTTCTGTGAAGGTACCGTTCAACACTTACTAACTTCATTTTAAACCATAATTTTTTGTTAACTTTtcaacatttccattttttaaccatttaaaaagCTGCTTCTTTTAAGCTTTCGGTGGCTAACGCCAACTCCCTCACTGTTACCACGCCTTTCTTTTTGTAACAACAAACCAACTTCTGCAGGATGATGCATCGCTACCGGTGCACCAGAAACAGGATGTCGACACACTATTTTCAGAAACCCACAGAGATTTAtaattgtgatttaattttaattgtaattatattatttttatttaatttataactgTGATCGGATTAATCATCACTCTGTTGACTCATTTGTCCAgaatgttgatttatttttaaggcTGGATGTCGTTTATTAAGTTTTAAGGCCAGAAGATCCACACAAGTTGTATTTTTAGCTCAATCTTGGCTCATAAAGAAGCATCGCTTAAACAGAGTAGTTCTAAAACGAGTTATCGACAGCCTTAGAAGTTCCTGACAACAACTTCAGATATCCTGTTTTACTGGAGCTCTGTATCTCGATGGAAGCCTGACTCAGATCTCTGCTTGTAGGGGTGAAGATCGTGTTCCGTGTGGGTCTGGTGCTGCTGAAACAGATGCTTGGCTCCGTGGATAAACTTCGGGAATTGCAGGGCATGTACGAAACCATGGAGCGTCTCAGAAACATCTCGCCCGACAGCATCAGAGAGGACGTGCTGGTGCAggaggtctgtctgtctgtctgtctgtctgtctgtctgtctgtctgtctgtctgtctttctccatACGCTGAAGAAAAGCTTCTGTTTTCACTCTGACGGGTTCTGAGTCACTTTGTCCTGCAGCGCCCGGTTGAGTCATCCTCgcttcctccttctgtctcctcctcGTCTAGATTGTGGCCCTCCCGGTGACAGAGGCGCTGATCGAGAGggagtgcagcatccaggtgaGGAAGTGGAGGGAGTCCAGGGGGGACCTGACCCACCAACCCGGGCGCCGCCTCCACGGCACCAGGGCCATCTACGAGCATAAACGCCGCGTCGCCGCCATCAGCTCCGGCGGCAGCTTCTCGTTCCTTGGGAGCCCCGTCCCTCCTCCGGGGCCCCTCAGGGCCTCCTCCAGCCTCCTCTCGCTCCCTGGCTTCCGAAGGTCAAAGGCCAACTTCCACGCCCAGGCGAAGAAGGGCTCGTTTTCGGGGCCGTCGGGAACGGACGGCCTGTCGCGTCAGTCGCCACCGGCGGTGACATCGAGCGCGGCGCCAGGCCTCAGTCACAAACCCCCCATTCCTCCAGGGGCGAGTCAGAGGGTGCCTCTGCGCCAC
This window encodes:
- the tbc1d10b gene encoding TBC1 domain family member 10B: MAEISTLSPSPPALGDPHTAPTIPQDSTVLPAPEPVRDVSIPKSSLHNDKAVTGNSPAAEPGGSLLTQHPPLIPSKVTTETSVTSSGQEPGPQRGESARKEAETGGPVVKQETTTSDAAAAGLLNTETSEPPPQNEVQLPSPLPEINSGPNLYPNVQVTHNPNPVMYLSQFTEGQAQDAIASNPTSAAPESSDTAASAAAEEEKSQPPQQAQNTPCQPPPLSPKPETPSEARKVELPTTPTRAEHPSPTVPLIQEPPSVFPLPNPRQAPDTLSYLESASLMSGTLESLSGLGEDGSSVGSDSEINGLAFRRTDKYGFLGGSQFNDGGEKEVRIEVARQREIKWLDMFHNWDKWIKHRFQKVKLRCRKGIPSSLRAKAWQMLSNSQELLEANPGKFEELEREQGEAKWLDIIEKDLHRQFPFHEMFAARGGHGQQDLYRILKAYTIYRPDEGYCQAQAPVAAVLLMHMPAEQAFWCLVQICEKYLPGYYSAGLEAIQLDGEIFFYLLRRTCPMAYRHLKKFKIDPILYMTEWFMCIFSRTLPWSCVLRVWDMFFCEGVKIVFRVGLVLLKQMLGSVDKLRELQGMYETMERLRNISPDSIREDVLVQEIVALPVTEALIERECSIQVRKWRESRGDLTHQPGRRLHGTRAIYEHKRRVAAISSGGSFSFLGSPVPPPGPLRASSSLLSLPGFRRSKANFHAQAKKGSFSGPSGTDGLSRQSPPAVTSSAAPGLSHKPPIPPGASQRVPLRHGQSALVGDATGSPAGPPLASEGPPAQGQTAVSAATQSAAPPGSTLTPSPKIVSEKITPTLPSPTANNAPLLPCPDPKKEAAPAANAPSGEEEGKKKKKKSKDDKRKEKEDEKKKVKEKREKEKAEKERLRKEKERLEKEKKKGSKKKDKGGGEAEEKNGATAAKDSA